ACCACAAAATGACGGCCCGGGTTTCAATTATGGTGAGATATCCGGGTTAGAGGGTGTGGGGGATGGGATAAACGCAGGGGGGAAAAGGGGGAGGGCCACATAAGGCACAAAGGGCACAAAAAATACAGGGAGGGGAAGTACAGCGCGTTGTATGAGTGTGTCTAGAGGGTGTGGGGGATGGGATAAACGCAGAGGGGTGAAAGGGGGGATGGCCACATAAGGCACAAAGGGCACAAAAAATACAGGGAGGGGGAGTGCAGCGCGTTGTATAAGTGCGTCTAGAGGGGGTGGGGGATGGGATAAACGCAGAGGCGCGGAGAACGCAGAGGAACGCGGAGGGGGAAGAGGGAAGAGGGAAGAGGGAAGAGGGGAATACTACCACCACCTGTGAGCCTATAGGAAAACGGTGGTGGTAGTTAAGGATACGTTACATTTTCACAATCAAATCGGCTCTGTACAGGTGTCCATGAGTCGTTTTTTTTGTTATCTTTGAGGGTAGCTTAGAGGGACAAGAGGTAATAGAAACAGTCTTACATCCATATCATAAAACGCGATATGCACAGAATTAACTAATATTCACATAATTATTGTTATTTCATCGCTTTTGCTTTATACTGATGGCGAGTTTGAAATGTGTTTACGGTTACCACTGGTTGGGTGCCGGTGGCGAACATGAACGCAGCAGGTGTGAGGTGCACATCAAGAGAGGAGAGCGAGGCATGAACAGGACAGTGTGTGTGCTCTTTTTGACAGTCTTGCTGGTATGCGGTTTGGTTACGGGATGTCCGAAGAAACCTGTTGGCGCGCCCAACGCAAACTTCAGCGCTGATGTGACCACGGGCACCGCACCACTGACGGTGCAGTTCACTGACAACTCCACAGCAAACAATTCGCCCATCACAACGTGGCACTGGCTTTTTGGGGACGGCGCGGAGAGCGCCGCACAGCATCCCGCGCATGTGTACACCACTGCGGGAACCTATAATGTCTCGCTGGAGGTGGGCGCCGCTGTGGGGAGCGACACGGAGCTAAAGTTGAACTATGTCACCGTCACCGAGGCAACGACAGAAGGCGAACCTGAATTTGAAACGGAAATCATATTGCTGCCAGGCGATGTCCCCCTGGAGATGGTACTGATACCGGCGGGAAGTTTTACCATGGGAAGCCCCGTGTCGGAACCCAGCCGTGAATCAGACGAAGAGCAGCACGTTGTCACGCTGGACGCTTTTTGGATGGGCAAGTATGAGCTGACACAGGCGCAGTGGAAAGCGGTGATGGGCGGAGAAAACCCGTCCACTTTTGCGGGAGGGAGCTATGGAGACACGGACAACCGCCCTGTGGAGACAGTTTCCTGGGACGAGGTCCAACCGTTTATGACGGCGCTGAACGCGCATATCCTGTCCACAAAACAAGGGGTGGGGACAATGCGTCTTCCGTCGGAGTCGGAATGGGAATATGCCTGCCGGGGCGGGGAGCAAGAGCCGCCAACCCGCTTTTACTGGGGCGATGACCTTTATGGAACCGAAATTGGAAATCATGCCTGGCACAGCGGCAACAGCGCAAGCCAAACCCATGATGTTGGGGGGAAATCCGTCAACCCGTTTGGACTTTATGACATATGCGGGAATGTGCGCGAATGGGTTCAGGACTGGTACCACGACACCTACATAGGCGCACCCACAGATGGCAGCGCATGGGAAATCCCGGCGGGAACCGATCGAATTGTGCGGGGCGGCAGTTGGTACACCGGCCTCAGCGGGCACCGTTCGGCATACCGCACCTATCGCGACCCGTCGGTGGGATACTCCTACGTGGGGTTCCGTGTGGTCAGACAGTAAACCGGAACGACAAGGCCGCGCCCGTCCGGCAGGTGCCGCACTCCGGGGCTTTCACGGGAGTGTGAAAGCCGGTCATTTCCCCACCGGCAAATACAGCGCGCTCGCCTTGACGCCGCCGCAATGTACCCGGTTCAGGGCGGTGCGCATTTCGGCGCCGGGTTCGGGGTGGTCGGCGCCGGTGTTGTTGTTGACATCGAAACGGGGGTAGTTGCTGCTGGAGACGTGCAGGGCGATACGGTGGCCTTTGTTGAAGACCCAGGCGGTGGTCCAGAGGTCTATGTCGAGCTGGACCACCTGGTCAGGTCCGGTGAGGAGGGGGGCGGCCTTGTCGTAGCCGTTACGGGTTTTCACGCGGCGGATGCCGTCGAGGAGGTTTATCTCGCGCCCGTCACCATCAGGGAACACGTCCACGAGTTTTGCGGTGAAGTCCGTGTCTGGCGCGTCGGAGGAGACAAAGAGGGTGACGCGGATGCGCCCGACGGTTTCCAGGGGCTCCTCCAGCACGGGGGTGGTGAATTTCAGGATGTCGGGCCGGTTGGAGATTTTGCGCTGGTCGTAGGGTCCGGCCTTGAGGTTGGGCAGGAGGTTTGCGCCGCCGAGGGTGGGCACGGGCTTTTTCGGGTCGAAGCTGTACTCGAAGGCCTTTTCCTCTTTGGGGCATTCTTCCCGGATCAGGGCGCCGTCGCCGGAAAGGTAGAAAGGCGTGTCCACCGTGGGGTAGGGGGGCCAGGCTCCGGCGGTGCGCCATTCATTTCCCGGCGCGTCCGGGTCGCGGTCGTCGCCCATGACGTAGTAATGCACTTTGGGCACGCCGTCCATGGCGTGGAGGTCGCCCTTGAGGTGGCGCGCGAAAAACTTGTCCCGGATTTCCCCGATGTTCAGGGATCCCCGGTTGTCGTTCAGGCGGTAGTCCGGCGACTTGTCGTCGTTGTGGGTGGACCAGCGCATGATGAGGTAATTCTGGCCGCGCGCCCCCTCGCCGCCGTCCTTCTCGCGGGAGAGAAACCCCTCGATGGTGCCCTGGCCGAAGATGTCATACCATCCGTTCATGAAGAGTGCCGGGGCGGTGATGTCTTTGGCGCGGTCCACCACGTTGTAATAATTCCAGAAGTCATCGTGGAGCGGGTGGCTGCGGTAAACCTGCGAGACATGGTACTGCCCGAGCAGGGTGAGCCAGCCCTCGACGAGATTTTTCCGGAAGACTCCGCCGTAGTAGACCACGTCGTAATAATAATTCGAGGGGACGAGCGAGACATACTGCGCGGCGACACCGTCCGTGGTGGGGGCCATGAGCATCTGGGTCATGGCGAGGGCGGACTCGCCGGTGGTGGCGATTTTTCCGTTGCACCAGGGCTGCGACCGAATCCATGCAATCGTGTCCGCGCCGTCGGTGAGGCCGGGCCGCCAGCCGTCGGTGAAGAAGACGTGCGCCTCGCCGCCGCTGCCGTGCATGCCGCGGATGTTGTGGACGACGGCGGCGTAGCCGGAGCGGAGGAACCCGTTCATGTTGAAGTTGCGGCCGTAGGTGCTGCGGATGAGCACCACGGGCCATGGCCCGCCCGACTCGTCCGGGAGGTACACGTCCGTACCGAGGAGGGTGCCGTCGGTCATGGGCACTTCGTGATAGGTCCACACCCCCTCGGTGGTCCGCAGTTCCGGAGACCACATGCCTCCGGCAAAGGCGGCGCCGGCCCACAGGGCCAGCAGCAAAACACCCGTCCAACAGAAACGCCTGACCAGTCTCCCGCCCATGTCCTCAGTCCCTCATTCGGTCACGACTCAGGCCCGTAAAAGGTGTTCGGTCTTTCCCCGGCAGCCATCCGTTTCAACAGCACCGCCAGCTCCACCGCGTGGTAGTCGCCCCACATGGAGGACTCCCCGCAGGGAACGCGACATCCCTTCGGCACATAGTCCCAGCCGTTGGGCCGGTGGTACACCGAGTGCAGCACCAGCCCCTCGTGCCGGGGCGATTCGCTGAGATAGGGCGGGGAGAAGAGCGTGCGCGCCACGGTCATGCCCGCTTTCAGGTATTTTGCGCCCATGGCGCCGCCGAGGTGTCGGCCCAGCCGCAGCAGGCCCTGCGCGGCAATGGCCGCCGCAGAACTGTCCACGGGCTCCCAGTCGTTGAACGGGTCCGAGGGGGTGTTCCGGTACTCCGGCATGTTCACCGCGCCCGGCGCGCCCGTGTCCCACAGGGGGATGCCGTCCAGGGTGGTTTTTTCCATGTAGAAATCCGCCGTGGCCCGGCCCGCCTCCAGCATCGCCGTTATGAGTTCCCGCCTTCCGGGGAAGTCTGTGGGGCACTCCGCCAGGCACTCCAACTCCTCGGCGCAGCCGAGCAGCACCCAG
This portion of the Candidatus Hydrogenedentota bacterium genome encodes:
- a CDS encoding SUMF1/EgtB/PvdO family nonheme iron enzyme → MNRTVCVLFLTVLLVCGLVTGCPKKPVGAPNANFSADVTTGTAPLTVQFTDNSTANNSPITTWHWLFGDGAESAAQHPAHVYTTAGTYNVSLEVGAAVGSDTELKLNYVTVTEATTEGEPEFETEIILLPGDVPLEMVLIPAGSFTMGSPVSEPSRESDEEQHVVTLDAFWMGKYELTQAQWKAVMGGENPSTFAGGSYGDTDNRPVETVSWDEVQPFMTALNAHILSTKQGVGTMRLPSESEWEYACRGGEQEPPTRFYWGDDLYGTEIGNHAWHSGNSASQTHDVGGKSVNPFGLYDICGNVREWVQDWYHDTYIGAPTDGSAWEIPAGTDRIVRGGSWYTGLSGHRSAYRTYRDPSVGYSYVGFRVVRQ
- a CDS encoding CocE/NonD family hydrolase; translation: MGGRLVRRFCWTGVLLLALWAGAAFAGGMWSPELRTTEGVWTYHEVPMTDGTLLGTDVYLPDESGGPWPVVLIRSTYGRNFNMNGFLRSGYAAVVHNIRGMHGSGGEAHVFFTDGWRPGLTDGADTIAWIRSQPWCNGKIATTGESALAMTQMLMAPTTDGVAAQYVSLVPSNYYYDVVYYGGVFRKNLVEGWLTLLGQYHVSQVYRSHPLHDDFWNYYNVVDRAKDITAPALFMNGWYDIFGQGTIEGFLSREKDGGEGARGQNYLIMRWSTHNDDKSPDYRLNDNRGSLNIGEIRDKFFARHLKGDLHAMDGVPKVHYYVMGDDRDPDAPGNEWRTAGAWPPYPTVDTPFYLSGDGALIREECPKEEKAFEYSFDPKKPVPTLGGANLLPNLKAGPYDQRKISNRPDILKFTTPVLEEPLETVGRIRVTLFVSSDAPDTDFTAKLVDVFPDGDGREINLLDGIRRVKTRNGYDKAAPLLTGPDQVVQLDIDLWTTAWVFNKGHRIALHVSSSNYPRFDVNNNTGADHPEPGAEMRTALNRVHCGGVKASALYLPVGK